The following are from one region of the Alicyclobacillus fastidiosus genome:
- the ftsX gene encoding permease-like cell division protein FtsX has translation MMSRVVRHLREGLRNVLRNGWMTFASVSAVTVTLAVLGFSLILAMNAQQMSKYVTKQVLVQAYLQPNASEQTGEQLAGQIRAMSDVGSVQVISKAEGMQQLKQDIGPQYQDILAQYKTSPLPVQLVIKAKDPNRTLQVANEVRHVQGIAQVQDGQPYVKPLFKTLNILRDIGLVFVIALLVTSMFLISNTIRITIFSRRREIEIMKLVGAANWFIRWPFIVEGMLIGAFGSIVPLAILGYGYQVVYNRIHDLPFIMSIDLVSSGTLFIKMAVVLVGIGILLGIWGGVMSVRKFLRV, from the coding sequence ATGATGAGTAGAGTCGTGCGTCATCTCCGCGAGGGATTGCGAAATGTACTGCGCAACGGCTGGATGACGTTTGCCTCGGTGAGCGCCGTCACGGTGACGCTTGCCGTGCTCGGGTTTTCGCTCATCTTGGCGATGAACGCGCAACAGATGTCGAAATACGTGACGAAACAAGTACTGGTTCAAGCCTATTTGCAGCCGAATGCTTCCGAGCAGACGGGTGAGCAGTTGGCCGGGCAGATTCGCGCCATGTCAGATGTGGGTTCGGTGCAAGTGATCAGCAAGGCAGAGGGCATGCAGCAGCTCAAGCAGGACATAGGCCCACAGTATCAGGACATTCTCGCTCAATACAAGACGAGCCCGTTGCCTGTCCAACTGGTGATCAAGGCAAAAGACCCGAATCGGACGCTACAGGTCGCGAATGAAGTGCGGCACGTGCAGGGCATCGCGCAGGTGCAGGACGGACAACCGTACGTCAAACCGCTGTTTAAAACGCTAAATATTCTCCGTGACATCGGTTTGGTGTTCGTCATCGCACTGCTGGTCACCTCGATGTTCCTAATTTCCAACACCATTCGTATCACCATTTTCTCGCGCCGGCGTGAAATTGAGATCATGAAGCTGGTCGGAGCCGCGAACTGGTTTATCCGTTGGCCGTTTATTGTGGAAGGTATGCTCATCGGCGCCTTTGGATCCATCGTTCCGTTGGCCATACTGGGTTATGGATATCAGGTCGTCTACAATCGAATCCACGATCTTCCGTTCATCATGTCTATCGATCTCGTATCGAGCGGCACGCTCTTCATCAAGATGGCCGTCGTCCTCGTCGGAATTGGTATTCTGCTCGGCATTTGGGGCGGCGTGATGTCTGTGCGCAAATTCCTTCGCGTTTAA
- the uvrB gene encoding excinuclease ABC subunit UvrB has translation MSTQPGQFELVSEYKPQGDQPAAIDALVDGIESGLRHQTLLGVTGSGKTFTMANIIQEVNRPTLVIAHNKTLAAQLAAEFREFFPNNAVEYFVSYYDYYQPEAYIPSTDTFIEKDAKINDEIDKLRHSATAALLERNDVIVVASVSAIYGLGSPTEYSEHVLSLRVGATMERNQILRRLVDMQYERNDVNFTRGTFRVRGDVVEIFPASRDENAIRVELFGDEIDRITEIHVVTGQVVARRNHVSIFPASHFVTSRPRLEQAVVRIKDELRERLAELRDNGKLLEAQRLEQRTMYDIEMMLEIGFCSGIENYSRHLEGRGAGEPPNTLLDFFPPGFLTLIDESHVTLPQIRGMYGGDRSRKLTLIDHGFRLPSAADNRPLTFEEFERTVGQCVYVSATPGPYEEEHQQRIVEQIIRPTGLLDPTITVRPIKGQIDDLVGEMRERIRKDERVLITTLTKKMAEDLTDYLKEIGIRVRYLHSDIKTIERMVILRDLRKGAFDVLIGINLLREGLDLPEVSLVAILDADKEGFLRAHRSLIQTIGRAARNANGTVLMYADKITDSMRIAIDETERRRAKQIAFNEAHGITPTTIRKAVRDVIESTKVAEETVDYVSVAEQAQSLSKRERKDLVAKLEQEMREAAKQLQFERAAELRDMISELTNAS, from the coding sequence TTGTCTACGCAACCCGGTCAGTTTGAACTGGTTTCAGAATATAAGCCGCAGGGGGATCAGCCTGCGGCGATTGACGCTTTGGTCGACGGCATCGAATCCGGACTGCGACATCAGACCTTGCTCGGAGTAACTGGATCCGGCAAGACGTTCACCATGGCGAACATCATTCAAGAAGTAAATCGCCCGACGCTCGTCATCGCTCATAACAAGACGTTGGCGGCGCAGTTGGCTGCGGAGTTTCGCGAGTTTTTTCCGAACAATGCGGTCGAGTACTTCGTCAGTTATTACGACTATTACCAGCCTGAGGCGTATATCCCCTCGACGGATACGTTTATCGAGAAGGATGCAAAGATCAACGACGAGATCGACAAGTTGAGGCACTCGGCGACGGCTGCACTCCTCGAGCGCAACGACGTCATCGTCGTGGCGAGCGTGTCGGCGATCTACGGCTTGGGTAGCCCAACCGAGTACAGCGAGCACGTGTTGTCGTTGCGCGTAGGTGCGACGATGGAGCGAAACCAGATCCTCCGTCGCCTCGTCGACATGCAATATGAGCGCAACGACGTCAATTTCACGCGCGGCACGTTCCGCGTTCGCGGGGACGTCGTGGAAATTTTCCCCGCCTCCAGGGACGAGAACGCGATCCGCGTGGAGCTCTTTGGCGACGAAATCGACCGGATTACAGAGATTCACGTGGTCACAGGCCAAGTGGTCGCGCGCCGCAATCACGTGAGTATCTTTCCGGCTTCCCACTTCGTCACGTCGCGCCCGCGCCTGGAACAGGCCGTCGTGCGAATCAAGGATGAACTGCGCGAGCGCCTCGCCGAACTGCGGGACAACGGCAAGCTGCTCGAGGCACAACGCCTGGAACAGCGGACGATGTACGACATCGAGATGATGTTGGAGATCGGTTTTTGCTCGGGGATTGAGAATTACTCCCGACACCTTGAGGGACGTGGCGCGGGAGAGCCGCCAAACACGCTGCTCGACTTCTTCCCGCCTGGGTTCCTGACGCTCATCGACGAATCCCACGTGACGCTGCCACAGATTCGCGGCATGTACGGCGGGGACCGGTCGCGTAAACTGACGCTCATCGATCATGGCTTCCGCCTGCCGTCCGCCGCAGACAACCGACCGCTTACGTTCGAGGAATTCGAGCGAACAGTTGGACAGTGCGTCTACGTCAGCGCTACTCCTGGGCCGTACGAAGAGGAGCACCAACAGCGAATCGTCGAGCAGATTATTCGCCCGACGGGCCTCTTGGACCCGACCATCACCGTCCGACCGATCAAAGGTCAAATTGACGATCTCGTCGGCGAAATGCGCGAACGCATTCGCAAGGATGAACGCGTCCTCATCACGACGTTGACGAAGAAGATGGCAGAGGATTTGACGGATTATCTGAAGGAGATCGGCATTCGCGTGCGGTATTTGCACTCGGATATCAAGACCATCGAGCGCATGGTCATCCTCCGTGACCTGCGCAAGGGCGCGTTTGACGTGCTCATCGGGATCAACCTCTTGCGGGAGGGCCTCGATTTGCCCGAAGTCTCGCTCGTCGCGATTCTCGACGCGGACAAGGAAGGGTTCCTGCGCGCGCACAGGTCGCTCATTCAGACCATCGGCCGGGCCGCTCGCAACGCCAATGGCACGGTCCTCATGTATGCGGACAAGATCACCGACTCGATGCGCATCGCGATCGACGAGACGGAGCGCCGCCGCGCCAAGCAGATCGCCTTCAACGAGGCGCACGGGATCACCCCGACCACGATTCGCAAAGCTGTGCGCGACGTGATTGAATCCACTAAAGTGGCCGAGGAGACGGTGGACTACGTCAGTGTGGCAGAGCAGGCGCAAAGCCTTAGCAAGCGCGAGCGAAAGGACCTCGTGGCCAAACTCGAACAGGAGATGCGCGAGGCGGCCAAACAGTTGCAGTTTGAGCGTGCAGCAGAGCTGCGCGATATGATTTCTGAGTTAACGAACGCGTCATAA
- the ftsE gene encoding cell division ATP-binding protein FtsE, translated as MIEMQDVWKEYPNGTSALNGISVHIQKGEFVYVVGPSGAGKSTFIKLMYREVRPSKGHIFVNGFNIERLKDRKIPLLRRSIGVVFQDFKLLPKLTAGENVAFALEVIGLGHRQIRRRVTDVLGQVGLEDKVDMLPSQLSGGEQQRVAVARALANNPTVIIADEPTGNLDPDTSWDIMRLFQRINDRGTTVVMATHNRDIVNSMRRRVIAIENGAIVRDEQKGLYGYDE; from the coding sequence GTGATAGAAATGCAGGATGTCTGGAAGGAATATCCCAATGGCACCTCTGCTCTGAACGGGATTTCTGTTCACATTCAAAAAGGTGAATTCGTGTATGTCGTAGGCCCGAGTGGTGCCGGCAAATCCACGTTTATCAAATTGATGTACCGCGAAGTCCGACCGAGCAAGGGGCACATTTTCGTCAATGGATTCAATATTGAGCGATTGAAGGATCGGAAGATCCCGTTGTTGCGACGCAGCATTGGCGTGGTGTTCCAGGACTTTAAGCTGTTGCCGAAGCTCACCGCTGGTGAAAACGTCGCGTTTGCACTCGAAGTGATTGGACTCGGCCATCGGCAAATCCGCCGTCGGGTGACAGATGTACTGGGGCAAGTCGGGCTTGAGGACAAGGTCGACATGTTGCCGTCGCAGCTGTCTGGTGGTGAACAGCAGCGGGTCGCCGTAGCGCGCGCGCTCGCTAACAACCCCACGGTCATCATCGCGGACGAGCCAACAGGAAACCTAGATCCGGACACCTCTTGGGATATCATGCGTCTATTTCAGCGCATCAACGACCGCGGGACGACCGTTGTCATGGCTACGCACAACAGAGATATCGTGAACTCGATGCGCCGTCGCGTCATAGCGATTGAAAATGGTGCTATCGTTCGCGATGAACAGAAAGGGCTATACGGATATGATGAGTAG
- a CDS encoding uroporphyrinogen-III synthase, whose protein sequence is MLYLYVLLDVWDGELGEGGLFAMKLEGKRIVVAADRRSEEISTLVQKNGGEPLIRPLQGTLYTDEAMLDRELTDMLASDVDWVIFTTGIGAQKVWHVAERLGLGEALSSFLQRVRVAARGRKTTKFLLEQGIHPDARDDDGTTQGVLRALEPFAMEGTKVCVQLHGELPKALERWCAQKERRVSFLHAYDYLRPEQAVLEQLVNEVCTGSVDAVAFTSAQQPRFLFRYASQIGVDKALVAGFEKVVAAAVGKVTAEALREQGVTRVIAPVEERMGAMIIELVHYFDGLVTGEM, encoded by the coding sequence GTGCTGTACTTGTACGTCCTGCTGGATGTGTGGGATGGAGAACTCGGAGAGGGAGGATTGTTCGCAATGAAGCTAGAGGGGAAGAGAATTGTCGTGGCGGCGGATCGACGGAGTGAAGAGATCTCGACGTTGGTTCAAAAGAATGGCGGCGAGCCGCTCATCCGCCCGCTCCAGGGGACGTTGTATACAGACGAGGCAATGCTGGACCGTGAGCTGACGGACATGTTGGCGTCCGACGTTGACTGGGTGATATTTACGACCGGGATCGGGGCGCAGAAAGTCTGGCACGTGGCTGAGCGGCTTGGTTTAGGGGAGGCGTTGTCATCGTTTTTGCAGCGGGTGCGCGTAGCGGCGCGGGGCAGGAAGACGACGAAGTTTCTGCTTGAGCAGGGTATTCACCCTGATGCCCGGGACGACGATGGTACCACGCAAGGGGTTCTTCGTGCGCTGGAGCCGTTTGCCATGGAGGGTACGAAGGTGTGCGTTCAACTGCATGGGGAGCTTCCCAAGGCGTTGGAGCGCTGGTGTGCACAGAAGGAGAGACGCGTGTCCTTTTTGCACGCGTACGACTATCTGCGTCCAGAACAAGCTGTTCTAGAACAGTTGGTGAATGAGGTTTGCACGGGAAGCGTGGACGCGGTAGCGTTTACGAGCGCGCAGCAGCCAAGGTTTTTGTTCCGTTACGCGAGTCAGATAGGTGTCGATAAGGCCCTTGTGGCTGGATTCGAGAAGGTGGTTGCGGCCGCTGTCGGAAAGGTCACGGCCGAGGCGCTTCGCGAACAAGGGGTGACCCGCGTCATCGCTCCTGTGGAGGAGCGGATGGGAGCCATGATCATCGAATTGGTGCACTACTTCGACGGGCTGGTGACGGGGGAGATGTGA
- the menC gene encoding o-succinylbenzoate synthase has translation MKRCTLRRIHMPLRTPTRTSYGVHTSRDVIIVEMATTHGAIGVSECVAMREPTYTEETVFTAWHILQDFLVGRLRDKVFETPADLRDFSDGLLSIRGNAMARASLEMAVWDAFAAEVQTPLHLLLGGEEREVPVGISLGIEASIGRLQERALQAAEAGYRRIKLKVSPGEDLLPLRAVRSLLPDMPLMADANSAYQNAGEAVWAELDELSLMMIEQPLAHDDLVDHAALQRRLRTPLCLDESIRSADDVRRAAALGACRVINLKPGRVGGFEQSRRAHDLAVRYGLSLWCGGMYETGIGRLHNIALCSLPGFDMPTDVGPSDRYFVEDVVDPPVTFSRPGYLRVEPLCGVAARVNWALLDRYTVDSLTIDFRH, from the coding sequence GTGAAACGTTGTACGCTGCGCAGAATCCATATGCCACTGCGAACGCCGACGAGGACATCGTACGGAGTACATACAAGTCGCGACGTGATCATCGTAGAGATGGCAACCACGCATGGCGCCATCGGCGTGTCGGAATGTGTCGCAATGCGCGAACCGACCTACACCGAGGAAACGGTCTTCACTGCGTGGCATATTTTACAAGATTTTCTGGTTGGTCGGCTGCGGGACAAGGTGTTTGAAACCCCGGCCGACCTTCGGGACTTTTCGGATGGGCTGCTTTCTATTCGCGGCAATGCGATGGCTAGAGCAAGCCTCGAAATGGCCGTTTGGGACGCGTTTGCAGCAGAGGTACAAACTCCCCTCCATCTGCTGCTCGGCGGCGAGGAACGAGAGGTCCCGGTGGGGATTAGCCTGGGAATAGAGGCGTCCATCGGCCGATTGCAGGAACGTGCGTTGCAGGCCGCGGAGGCTGGGTACCGACGGATCAAGTTAAAAGTCAGTCCCGGCGAAGACTTGTTGCCCTTGCGTGCGGTTCGCTCGCTCTTGCCCGACATGCCCTTGATGGCGGACGCCAACAGCGCGTATCAAAACGCTGGCGAAGCGGTGTGGGCAGAGTTGGACGAGTTGTCACTGATGATGATCGAACAGCCTCTGGCGCACGATGACTTGGTCGATCACGCCGCGCTCCAACGCCGCCTGCGCACGCCGCTCTGCCTCGATGAGAGCATTCGCAGCGCGGACGACGTCCGCCGCGCAGCCGCCTTGGGTGCCTGTAGGGTGATCAACCTGAAGCCTGGGCGCGTCGGCGGATTCGAACAGTCGCGCCGCGCACACGACTTGGCGGTGCGCTATGGCCTTTCGCTGTGGTGTGGTGGCATGTACGAAACGGGCATCGGGAGATTGCACAACATTGCGCTGTGCAGCCTACCTGGGTTTGACATGCCGACAGACGTCGGGCCGAGTGACCGCTACTTTGTCGAAGATGTCGTCGACCCGCCAGTGACCTTCTCTCGTCCGGGCTACTTGCGGGTAGAGCCGTTGTGCGGCGTCGCAGCGCGGGTGAACTGGGCGCTTCTGGATCGATATACGGTCGATTCGTTGACAATTGACTTCCGCCATTGA
- a CDS encoding TetR/AcrR family transcriptional regulator, with translation MESRNKILHTARRLFKDCGVHSVSMHQIAQCAHVGQGTLYRHYAHKGDLCLELLKESAENFLKDVTNWVETSRGQLPPYDILESVIRQIIDFTDINTSLLTAVNSSKFISNNPFYQYIHRLIRSLVAELQPEGSPVDATLTSDIILAATSPALYMFERDERGYTKEQVFDAIRLTCLSGLKVPH, from the coding sequence GTGGAGAGTCGGAATAAAATCCTCCACACGGCTCGGAGGCTTTTCAAAGATTGTGGTGTTCACTCCGTGAGTATGCATCAAATTGCACAGTGTGCGCACGTCGGCCAGGGGACGTTATACCGCCATTACGCACACAAAGGGGATCTATGTCTTGAACTGTTGAAAGAAAGTGCGGAGAACTTTCTCAAAGACGTGACGAATTGGGTAGAGACGTCTCGCGGTCAACTTCCGCCCTACGATATCCTCGAGTCGGTGATCCGACAAATTATCGACTTTACGGATATCAACACTTCTCTGCTAACTGCGGTAAACAGCTCGAAATTCATCAGCAATAATCCGTTCTACCAGTACATTCACCGCCTGATCAGGTCACTTGTCGCGGAACTCCAGCCAGAGGGTAGCCCAGTTGATGCCACCCTGACGTCTGACATCATCCTCGCCGCCACGAGTCCGGCGCTCTATATGTTCGAGCGGGACGAACGAGGATATACGAAGGAGCAAGTTTTTGACGCCATTCGGCTGACCTGTCTAAGCGGCTTGAAGGTCCCGCATTAA
- a CDS encoding DHA2 family efflux MFS transporter permease subunit produces MAMSMDSSKEFRISSIAVPLIAIIAGVFMVVLDNTVMNVALPKLVTDFHTQLPTLEWSVTGYTLAQAAVIPLSGWLGDRFGAKTIFLTSTVLFTIGSVLCSTPHSAGLLIFYRILQGLGGGSVLPVAMAYIYRLTPPEKAGAVMGMMGIPILFAPAIGPVLAGWLVQYHSWRWIFLLNLPIGILCLLIGLKGLPQWKKPNVGRMDVWGTILGPIAFAALSYGVSEGASGWHSSKTVAGLVVGGVALLLFIVAELRTDTPLLELRVFKSIDFTLAIIVQWVGQFALFGALFLVPQFLQQARGFGAFDTGLILLPQAIASGVLMPFGGILFDKIGARWLVVVGLGMVSTAVFQLSHVTPTTDGKDLIWALLLSGGGMGLMMMPLTTHLMNKAPRALVSRVTSLSNALQQVVTSLAVATLVTILTARVNTHTNEAKAQLAKQGIQVPDTTSLSAQSSTSAASTHLSPQAAHAMAMVKQSLVGAAVKGFDDTFWIMMFIAIAGALLGFVLRRGRVQPNPADGEEQEQAIHPGFTHG; encoded by the coding sequence ATGGCAATGTCGATGGATTCCAGCAAGGAATTCAGAATATCGAGTATCGCCGTGCCGTTGATCGCCATCATTGCAGGCGTGTTTATGGTCGTGCTCGACAATACGGTGATGAACGTCGCTCTTCCGAAATTGGTGACCGACTTTCACACGCAACTACCTACGTTGGAGTGGAGCGTCACAGGCTACACGTTGGCACAGGCTGCGGTGATTCCGCTATCCGGGTGGTTGGGGGACCGATTCGGAGCGAAGACTATCTTTCTGACGTCGACAGTCCTGTTCACGATTGGGTCTGTGTTGTGTTCAACGCCGCATTCCGCGGGATTGTTGATTTTCTATCGAATTCTCCAGGGGCTTGGCGGCGGTAGTGTGCTGCCCGTGGCGATGGCGTACATCTATCGGTTGACCCCACCTGAGAAGGCTGGCGCGGTCATGGGCATGATGGGCATACCAATCCTGTTTGCGCCTGCGATTGGCCCAGTATTGGCTGGGTGGCTGGTCCAGTATCATTCGTGGCGCTGGATTTTCCTCTTGAATTTACCCATCGGGATCCTCTGCCTATTGATCGGGCTGAAGGGGCTTCCGCAGTGGAAGAAACCGAACGTCGGCAGAATGGACGTGTGGGGGACCATTCTCGGACCGATTGCCTTTGCCGCACTGTCCTACGGTGTCAGTGAAGGTGCGAGCGGATGGCACAGTTCGAAGACGGTTGCGGGTCTCGTCGTGGGCGGCGTGGCACTGTTGCTGTTTATCGTCGCTGAACTGCGCACGGACACGCCATTGCTCGAACTGCGCGTGTTTAAGTCGATTGACTTTACACTCGCCATTATCGTGCAGTGGGTGGGGCAGTTCGCCCTCTTCGGCGCGTTGTTCTTAGTCCCTCAATTTCTTCAACAGGCGAGAGGGTTCGGTGCGTTTGACACGGGGCTCATTCTCTTGCCACAGGCCATCGCGTCTGGTGTTTTAATGCCGTTCGGCGGAATCCTCTTCGACAAGATCGGTGCCCGTTGGCTGGTGGTGGTAGGCCTCGGCATGGTGTCCACGGCCGTCTTCCAGTTGTCGCATGTGACGCCGACGACCGACGGCAAAGATTTGATTTGGGCTCTGCTGCTGTCAGGCGGAGGTATGGGTCTGATGATGATGCCACTGACGACGCACTTGATGAACAAGGCCCCACGGGCGTTGGTCAGCCGCGTCACGTCTCTTTCGAACGCGCTGCAGCAAGTCGTGACTTCACTTGCCGTGGCCACTCTCGTCACTATCCTCACGGCGCGTGTGAACACGCACACCAACGAGGCAAAGGCGCAACTCGCCAAACAGGGGATCCAAGTTCCCGATACGACGAGTCTCAGCGCGCAGAGCAGTACAAGTGCGGCCTCGACGCACTTGTCCCCGCAGGCGGCGCACGCAATGGCCATGGTGAAACAGTCGCTCGTCGGCGCGGCGGTCAAGGGATTCGACGACACGTTTTGGATTATGATGTTCATCGCGATCGCAGGTGCACTGTTAGGCTTCGTCTTGCGCCGCGGACGCGTTCAGCCTAATCCGGCTGACGGCGAAGAGCAGGAGCAGGCGATTCACCCAGGGTTTACGCACGGCTAA
- a CDS encoding flagellar motor protein, with protein sequence MDFATIIGLIVGVGGLLVGFILDKGALGALIQPSAALIVLGGTLGATLVSSRMKSFTSIGRYLKIAFFTKSKDPHETIDLLVEMAVTARREGILALEEQVDDFDDVFLKNGVRQIVDGVDPELVKEMLETEIAYIERRHEAGIGLFEAAGGFAPTMGIIGTVMGLVHVLGNLQDVTSLGPEIATAFIATLYGVASANVLWLPIANKLKTKSEDEILEREMTLEGILSVQAGENPNVLRQKLLSFLASSQRVKKRAKAGETDAETAEA encoded by the coding sequence ATGGATTTCGCAACGATTATCGGATTAATTGTCGGCGTGGGTGGGTTATTAGTCGGCTTTATCCTGGACAAGGGGGCGCTTGGCGCCCTCATTCAGCCTTCCGCGGCGCTCATCGTGCTGGGGGGAACGCTCGGTGCGACATTGGTATCGAGCCGCATGAAGTCTTTTACGTCGATTGGAAGGTACCTGAAGATCGCATTTTTCACGAAGTCGAAAGACCCGCACGAAACCATTGACCTACTTGTCGAGATGGCAGTCACTGCCCGTCGTGAAGGTATTCTTGCCCTCGAGGAGCAGGTCGACGACTTCGATGACGTCTTCTTGAAGAATGGCGTTCGTCAAATCGTCGACGGGGTCGACCCCGAGCTGGTCAAGGAGATGTTGGAGACCGAAATCGCCTACATCGAGCGGCGGCACGAGGCCGGCATCGGCCTGTTTGAGGCGGCTGGCGGCTTCGCGCCGACGATGGGGATCATCGGTACCGTCATGGGTCTCGTTCACGTGCTCGGCAACTTGCAAGACGTGACGTCGCTCGGCCCGGAAATTGCGACCGCGTTTATCGCTACGTTGTACGGTGTCGCAAGTGCCAACGTGCTCTGGCTGCCGATCGCGAACAAATTGAAAACGAAGTCAGAAGACGAGATCCTGGAGAGAGAAATGACATTAGAGGGGATTCTCTCCGTTCAAGCCGGGGAAAACCCGAACGTGTTGCGGCAAAAGCTGTTATCGTTTCTAGCTTCTTCGCAGCGTGTGAAAAAGCGCGCAAAGGCGGGTGAGACAGATGCCGAGACAGCGGAAGCCTAG
- a CDS encoding flagellar motor protein MotB — MPRQRKPRKPQNHERWMVTYSDLITLLLVFFIIMFAMSSVDKVKFATLAESLASALHPNDQIPLNGLGTSSLLLSGDNNTGTQAPLPVPTPAKSVPTQTSTKDDQQQLQNLYQLAKNYINSHNLQNKVSITNQQRGVQITMKDIALFDTGQAALKSNAQQLIAGFVPFFKSLPNNIVVEGYTDNQPISTSVYPSNWELSSARAMSVVRFLASKGVNADRLSGTGYGQYHNIVPNNSAAHRQQNRRVNIVVLRQDTQPGTVAALPQSNPTAK, encoded by the coding sequence ATGCCGAGACAGCGGAAGCCTAGGAAACCTCAAAATCACGAGCGATGGATGGTCACCTACTCCGACTTGATCACGCTTCTCCTCGTGTTTTTTATCATCATGTTCGCTATGTCGAGTGTCGACAAAGTCAAGTTCGCGACGTTGGCGGAGTCGCTGGCGTCGGCCTTGCACCCGAATGACCAGATCCCGTTAAACGGACTCGGCACTAGCTCGCTGCTTCTGTCTGGTGACAACAATACGGGCACTCAGGCTCCGCTCCCTGTCCCGACTCCTGCGAAGTCGGTTCCGACACAAACGTCGACGAAGGACGACCAACAACAACTTCAAAACCTGTATCAACTCGCTAAGAACTATATCAATTCTCACAACCTGCAGAACAAGGTTTCCATCACGAATCAGCAGCGCGGCGTCCAAATCACGATGAAGGATATCGCGCTATTCGATACCGGACAAGCCGCATTGAAGTCCAATGCACAACAACTCATCGCCGGATTCGTGCCGTTCTTCAAGTCTTTGCCCAACAACATCGTCGTGGAAGGGTATACGGACAATCAGCCAATCAGCACGAGTGTTTATCCTTCGAATTGGGAGCTCTCGTCAGCTCGCGCGATGAGTGTCGTACGCTTTCTGGCGAGCAAAGGCGTCAATGCGGATCGTCTCTCTGGCACTGGGTATGGACAGTATCACAATATCGTTCCGAACAACTCCGCGGCGCATCGGCAGCAGAACAGACGGGTGAACATCGTCGTGTTGCGACAGGATACACAGCCGGGGACGGTTGCGGCTTTGCCACAGTCGAATCCGACCGCCAAGTGA
- a CDS encoding PDZ domain-containing protein: MHHWTISGGWGAIILVAIIAFLCNPLHYVATALVIWDLIRNIKNERIWFGIRVTRIIQPVIFRYMKASAVGLVGSLALVLLGAVVSWQTTLFVAVLSIALGLIRSRFLSTPTAISIALSCSLIAKYIKVPEGVWYARIITFLQTFEMRSWLLIALVACLAELFLQWWNQRDAVFPAVVTSKRGRRIGALKIQLGFSVPLVVWMTPIQGVSFTFHDGVKPWLVAADHPVALCVVPAVFGMHALFTALRPERVMRQFRRWNLVYAAILAAGFAVAYWLRSDAGYLAAPILVVLMEVVRSVWRRVDESSEPAYAPASRGVMVLYTIQDSLAHRLGILPGEVITHVNQTPVHSEYDLHFAFEQNPAYAKFQVLDARGEVRLIGNPVYEGERHQLGLLVVVPDEQPALNVTRPFGFLETLYLRRQK; this comes from the coding sequence ATGCATCACTGGACAATATCGGGCGGCTGGGGGGCCATCATCCTAGTCGCCATCATCGCGTTTTTATGTAATCCCCTGCACTATGTTGCAACCGCGCTGGTGATTTGGGACTTGATTCGGAATATCAAAAACGAACGGATCTGGTTTGGCATCCGCGTGACGAGAATCATCCAGCCCGTGATCTTCCGTTATATGAAAGCCTCCGCCGTCGGCCTAGTCGGCTCGTTGGCCCTCGTGCTGCTCGGTGCGGTCGTTTCCTGGCAGACCACGCTGTTTGTCGCCGTCTTATCCATCGCGTTGGGTCTTATCCGATCCCGATTCCTCAGTACCCCCACAGCTATTTCCATCGCGCTCTCGTGTTCCCTGATTGCCAAATATATCAAGGTCCCTGAGGGAGTTTGGTATGCAAGAATCATCACCTTCCTGCAGACTTTTGAGATGAGGTCTTGGCTGCTTATAGCTCTCGTGGCCTGTTTGGCTGAGTTGTTTTTGCAGTGGTGGAACCAGCGGGACGCTGTGTTCCCCGCCGTGGTGACGAGCAAACGCGGGCGGAGAATTGGCGCCCTAAAAATTCAATTGGGTTTCTCCGTTCCGCTCGTCGTGTGGATGACCCCAATTCAGGGCGTGAGTTTCACCTTCCACGATGGCGTTAAGCCTTGGCTCGTCGCTGCTGATCACCCGGTTGCACTGTGTGTCGTGCCAGCGGTTTTCGGAATGCACGCGCTGTTTACGGCCTTGCGCCCAGAGCGGGTGATGCGCCAGTTTCGTCGGTGGAACTTGGTGTACGCTGCGATTTTGGCCGCGGGATTCGCGGTGGCTTATTGGCTTCGCTCGGACGCTGGATACCTAGCTGCACCGATTCTCGTCGTGCTGATGGAAGTCGTTCGCTCCGTCTGGAGGCGTGTCGACGAATCGAGTGAGCCGGCGTACGCACCGGCGAGTCGCGGTGTGATGGTGCTGTACACCATCCAGGACTCGCTCGCGCACAGGTTGGGGATTTTGCCGGGGGAAGTGATCACGCATGTCAACCAGACACCCGTGCACTCAGAGTACGATTTGCACTTTGCGTTTGAGCAGAATCCAGCCTACGCGAAGTTTCAGGTGCTCGACGCGCGCGGTGAGGTCAGGCTGATTGGAAACCCCGTCTATGAAGGGGAACGACATCAACTTGGTTTGCTTGTCGTCGTGCCGGATGAACAACCGGCACTGAATGTGACGCGGCCATTCGGATTTCTTGAAACGTTGTATTTGAGGCGGCAAAAGTGA